One genomic window of Cannabis sativa cultivar Pink pepper isolate KNU-18-1 chromosome 2, ASM2916894v1, whole genome shotgun sequence includes the following:
- the LOC133034930 gene encoding uncharacterized protein LOC133034930: protein MPFIVVLLMRYLFIDYCLCFFICFFSFFTVSFKLHLYCLIQGKSSNELVTQDSDDDGDDDDDDDDDDDDDDDDDDDDDDDDDDDDDDDDDDDDDDDDDDDDAEDDEKELPDPENIDSDSNDGGELVKVGGDVDDADKVVTDVAPADLNPSEVVGGSDENATDVEKPKGDESRLKGDDFFDGLSQLEIDDDQVVLAGLEAVGKIHVSVFLIGCKKIRFLFGYSIVFSLFCNCLNSVFLF from the coding sequence ATGCCATTCATCGTCGTCCTTCTGATGAGGTATTTATTCATAGATTATTGTTTATGTTTTTTCATAtgtttttttagtttctttactgtttcatTTAAGTTGCATTTATATTGTTTGATTCAGGGAAAGTCTTCTAATGAATTAGTAACtcaagattctgatgatgatggtgatgatgatgatgatgatgatgatgatgatgatgatgatgatgatgatgatgatgatgatgatgatgatgatgatgatgatgatgatgatgatgatgatgatgatgatgatgatgatgatgatgatgatgatgctgaGGATGATGAGAAGGAACTGCCTGATCCagaaaatattgattccgactcCAATGATGgtggtgagttggttaaagttggTGGTGATGTTGATGATGCTGACAAGGTTGTTACTGATGTTGCCCCTGCTGATTTGAATCCATCTGAGGTTGTTGGAGGGAGTGATGAAAATGCTACGGATGTTGAGAAGCCAAAGGGTGATGAGTCTCGATTAAAGGGGGACGATTTCTTTGATGGGTTAAGCCAGCTTGAAATAGATGATGATCAAGTTGTGTTGGCTGGCTTGGAGGCTGTTGGTAAAATCCATGTAAGTGTATTTTTAATTGGTTGCAAGAAAAttaggtttctttttggttacTCAATAGTTTTTAGTTTGTTTTGCAACTGTTTAAATTCAGTCTTTCTTTTTTAG